Proteins encoded within one genomic window of Deinococcus seoulensis:
- a CDS encoding SHOCT domain-containing protein, whose protein sequence is MSNLGSAVISTFDSLTPDLDELYKAHRERNLDEFTGGQSLAVMASGAVSGAIPGLHLVGAAADIAFLMNRMAVCCYGIGAIKCHQSLGDNFLEREDFALILALWSGDEDITKVVTNKVGADLVGVGGAKLALKSLSKGLGHQFGVIAGNQLAGKVGAKVGAKIGAKAGAKFAAGWVPILGGIVGAGVNSYFLSEISQAGKRFYDFKVDYVQTHHVETARTFDRIPSQESTVATALQIEKTSGSIDFIDELKKLGELREKSIISDHEFEILKADIFKRLA, encoded by the coding sequence ATGAGTAATCTGGGAAGCGCCGTTATCAGCACGTTCGATAGTTTGACGCCCGATCTGGATGAGCTGTACAAAGCTCATAGAGAGAGGAATCTGGATGAATTCACAGGGGGTCAGTCTTTAGCAGTGATGGCCAGTGGAGCCGTATCGGGCGCAATTCCTGGCCTTCATCTGGTGGGAGCAGCGGCTGATATTGCGTTCCTGATGAATCGGATGGCCGTCTGCTGTTATGGGATTGGAGCGATCAAGTGTCATCAATCCCTGGGAGACAATTTTCTGGAGCGGGAGGACTTCGCGCTCATCCTGGCACTGTGGTCGGGTGACGAGGATATTACGAAGGTAGTGACCAACAAGGTCGGGGCTGACCTTGTTGGCGTGGGGGGCGCCAAGCTGGCATTGAAGTCGCTCTCCAAGGGCTTAGGGCATCAGTTCGGTGTCATTGCAGGGAATCAGCTGGCTGGCAAGGTCGGCGCCAAGGTGGGTGCCAAGATCGGCGCCAAGGCAGGCGCGAAGTTCGCGGCCGGGTGGGTGCCCATTCTCGGCGGCATTGTGGGTGCTGGCGTCAATAGTTACTTTCTCTCCGAAATCTCTCAAGCAGGCAAGAGGTTTTATGACTTTAAAGTAGATTACGTTCAGACGCATCACGTCGAAACGGCGCGAACATTCGACCGAATTCCTAGTCAAGAATCCACGGTTGCAACTGCCCTTCAGATAGAGAAGACGTCGGGTAGCATCGACTTTATCGATGAACTCAAAAAACTGGGCGAGCTTCGCGAAAAATCCATAATCAGCGATCACGAATTCGAAATACTTAAGGCCGATATTTTTAAACGCCTTGCATAA